The following is a genomic window from Marinitoga litoralis.
AAGAAGGTTTATTGAAGATAATAAAAAAAGAAGCAATGAAAAATGAAATAAAAATAGAGAGTAATCATTATAAATATGCATTTGATGAATTAATATATAAATTATCCAAAAAAGGAAAAGTAGTAATATTAGTAGATGAATATGAAAAACCAATATTAGACAATATAAATAATAAAGAAAAAGCAGAAAAATATAGAGAAATACTAAGAGACTTTTATGTAACTGTAAAATCTAATGATGAATATTTAAAGTTTATATTCATCACAGGAATAACAAAATTTACCAAAACAGGAGTATTTTCTGCGTTAAATAATTTAAATGATATATCACTAAATAGAAAATACTCTCAAATGTTAGGTTATACACAAGAAGAATTAGAATATTATTTCAATGAACATATAGAAGAGACTGCAAAAGAAATGGGAATAAGTAAAGAAGAATTATTAAAAGAAATAAAAACATATTATAATGGATTCTCATTTGATGGGGAACGTTTTGTATATAATCCATTTTCAGTATTAAGATTCTTTGATGAAAGGAAATTTCAGAACTATTGGTTTGAAAGTGGATCACCATCATTTATATATGAATATGTAAAAGGAAGAAAAATAGAGTACGAAGATTTAGTAAAATACACAGTAGATTCATTAGACTTTACAACAAGAGAAATAGAAGATGCAAATGCAAATATATTCTTTGCACAAGCTGGATACTTAACCTTTAAAGGAATTAAAAAATATGGAATAACAGAAAAATATATATTAGACTATCCAAATCTTGAAGTAAAAAATAGTTTTTCAAAATTAATATTAGAAGCAAATTATAGTTTAAATGAAGAAACATATGAAAAAATATATGAAATATATGAACTAGTAGAAGAAAATAATATAGAGGGATTA
Proteins encoded in this region:
- a CDS encoding ATP-binding protein, which encodes MKKLPIGIQDYKKIIEGNYIYVDKTKYIHDLISSEVPIFLSRPRRFGKSLTISTFYYIFKGEKELFKDTYIYDKWEFKEYPIIRINLLDTTSNTEEELKEGLLKIIKKEAMKNEIKIESNHYKYAFDELIYKLSKKGKVVILVDEYEKPILDNINNKEKAEKYREILRDFYVTVKSNDEYLKFIFITGITKFTKTGVFSALNNLNDISLNRKYSQMLGYTQEELEYYFNEHIEETAKEMGISKEELLKEIKTYYNGFSFDGERFVYNPFSVLRFFDERKFQNYWFESGSPSFIYEYVKGRKIEYEDLVKYTVDSLDFTTREIEDANANIFFAQAGYLTFKGIKKYGITEKYILDYPNLEVKNSFSKLILEANYSLNEETYEKIYEIYELVEENNIEGLIEEIKSIISAIPYNLHQNRESYYHSLIYTILASAGLNVTAEELTNLGRIDLVLEHNDKIYLFEIKLDKSAKEDIEKIKEKKYYEKYKNYEVYIIGININSEKRNIDEYIIEKV